The Porites lutea chromosome 4, jaPorLute2.1, whole genome shotgun sequence genome contains a region encoding:
- the LOC140934299 gene encoding homeobox protein SIX6-like, which produces MGKLVACLVRSNKFSEVERLLQCLPNAKEYNNNEDITRARIAVAWHKKDVGKVFKLIEEGSFSNGEDLIEIWDQAHFYESKCHTPVQRYRLRQRNVPPQSICPSGVRKKRGIPRHISQGLQTWFRDHGPYPNQAEKEMLAKKYGITLGQLKNWFANSRRRLRKEEPKSPNVEDPLEKGDPTPPNNQTETYFPSLSREESFVKQVSTTFSNNTAQHLTHEVPLSDQSPWKHENLTSIDQSGSPSSPIESLWKTDDGIPTVDQLSPPSFVLNEIEDVSPQRYKNSLQRLVVIGREGGARMGVNKG; this is translated from the exons ATGGGAAAGCTCGTGGCGTGTCTTGTTCGTAGCAACAAATTTTCGGAGGTAGAACGTTTACTGCAGTGTCTTCCCAACGCTAAAGAATATAACAACAACGAAGACATCACAAGAGCTAGAATTGCTGTTGCGTGGCACAAAAAAGACGTAGGAAAAGTTTTCAAACTTATTGAG GAGGGAAGTTTTTCCAACGGAGAAGATCTTATCGAGATATGGGATCAAGCGCATTTTTATGAAAGTAAATGTCATACTCCAGTGCAAAGATATCGCCTTCGACAaag AAACGTGCCTCCCCAAAGCATCTGCCCATCTGGTGTTCGTAAAAAAAGAGGAATACCCAGACATATCAGCCAAGGATTGCAGACATGGTTCAGAGATCACGGCCCATACCCAAACCAGGCTGAAAAAGAGATGCTGGCAAAGAAATACGGCATCACTCTTGGCCAG CTAAAGAACTGGTTTGCGAACTCCCGAAGACGTCTGCGAAAAGAAGAACCTAAATCTCCAAACGTCGAGGATCCTCTTGAAAAGGGAGACCCCACTCCCCCAAATAACCAGACAGAGACATATTTTCCATCACTTTCAAGAGAAGAATCGTTTGTTAAGCAAGTCTCGACAACCTTTTCAAACAATACAGCACAGCACTTGACACATGAGGTGCCGTTAAGTGATCAGTCACCATGGAAACATGAGAATCTCACatcaattgaccaatcaggttcGCCCTCCTCGCCGATTGAATCGCTATGGAAAACAGACGACGGTATCCCAACGGTTGATCAATTGAGTCCTCCCAGTTTTGTCTTGAATGAAATTGAGGACGTATCACCACAAAGGTATAAGAACAGTTTACAACGCCTGGTTGTCATTGGGAGGGAGGGTGGGGCAAGGATGGGCGTAAATAAAGGATAA